In a single window of the Tachyglossus aculeatus isolate mTacAcu1 chromosome 14, mTacAcu1.pri, whole genome shotgun sequence genome:
- the LRFN5 gene encoding leucine-rich repeat and fibronectin type-III domain-containing protein 5 produces MEKLLLYLLFIGIAVRAQICPKRCVCQILSPNLATLCAKKGLLFVPPNIDRRTVELRLADNFVTNIKRKDFANMTSLVDLTLSRNTISFITPHAFADLRNLRALHLNSNRLTKITDDMFSGLSNLHHLILNNNQLTLISSTAFDDVLALEELDLSYNNLETIPWDAVEKMVSLHTLSLDHNMIDHIPKGTFSHLHKMTRLDVTSNKLQKLPPDPLFQRAQVLATSGIISPSTFALSFGGNPLHCNCELLWLRRLSREDDLETCASPALLSGRYFWSIPEEEFLCEPPLITRHTHELRVLEGQRAALRCKARGDPEPAIHWISPEGKLISNATRSLVYDNGTLDILITTVKDTGSFTCIASNPAGEATQSVDLHIIKLPHLLNSTNHIHEPDPGSSDISTSTKSGSNASSANGDTKISQDKKVVVAEATSSTALLKFNFQRNIPGIRMFQIQYNGTYDDSLVYRMIPPTSKTFLVNNLAAGTVYDLCVLAIYDDGITSLTATRVVGCIQFTTEQDYVRCHFMQSQFLGGTMIIIIGGIIVASVLVFIIILMIRYKVCNNNGQHKVTKVSNVYSQTNGAQTQGCGGAMPPSVSKQAVGHEENSQCCKVPSDSGTQSSDVCSSQDSCTTTSALPHPWTSSTSGPPKQKRKPGSKPSNEPQNEAATNAESQNTNRNNSTALQLASRPPDSVKEAPMYKRAQSKPNALLTNVDETVHDTQRLESI; encoded by the exons ATGGAAAAACTGCTTTTATATCTGCTGTTCATTGGCATAGCAGTGAGAGCACAGATCTGCCCCAAACGTTGTGTCTGTCAGATTTTGTCTCCTAATCTCGCAACCCTCTGTGCCAAGAAAGGGCTGTTATTTGTCCCACCCAATATTGACAGAAGAACTGTGGAACTGCGATTGGCTGACAATTTTGTTACAAATATTAAGCGGAAAGATTTTGCCAACATGACCAGCTTGGTTGACCTTACCCTTTCCCGGAATACAATCAGTTTTATTACCCCCCACGCATTTGCTGACTTGCGCAATTTGCGGGCCCTGCATTTGAATAGCAACCGATTGACTAAGATCACCGACGACATGTTTAGCGGACTTTCCAACCTCCACCATTTGATACTTAACAACAACCAGCTGACTTTAATTTCCTCCACGGCCTTCGACGACGTCCTGGCCCTGGAGGAACTGGATCTGTCTTACAACAACCTGGAGACCATCCCCTGGGATGCCGTGGAGAAGATGGTGAGCTTGCACACCCTCAGCCTGGACCACAACATGATCGACCATATTCCCAAGGGAACTTTCTCCCACTTGCATAAGATGACGAGGTTAGACGTCACGTCCAATAAATTGCAGAAGCTGCCGCCTGATCCGCTCTTTCAGCGAGCTCAGGTCCTGGCCACCTCAGGGATCATCAGCCCGTCCACCTTCGCGCTAAGCTTCGGTGGCAACCCCCTGCACTGCAATTGCGAGTTGCTGTGGCTGAGGCGCCTCTCGAGGGAAGATGACCTGGAGACCTGCGCCTCTCCGGCGCTCTTATCCGGGCGCTACTTTTGGTCCATCCCAGAGGAAGAGTTTCTGTGTGAGCCTCCGCTCATCACTAGGCACACGCACGAGCTGAGGGTGCTGGAGGGTCAGAGGGCCGCCCTGAGGTGCAAGGCCCGTGGGGACCCGGAACCGGCAATCCACTGGATCTCTCCGGAGGGAAAGCTTATCTCCAATGCCACGCGGTCTCTCGTGTACGACAACGGAACCCTGGACATTCTCATCACGACCGTTAAGGATACAGGTTCTTTTACCTGCATCGCTTCCAATCCCGCCGGGGAAGCAACGCAGTCGGTGGATCTTCATATAATCAAACTTCCTCACTTGCTGAACAGTACAAATCACATCCATGAGCCTGACCCCGGTTCCTCCGACATCTCCACCTCCACCAAGTCGGGTTCCAACGCCAGTAGCGCTAACGGGGATACCAAAATCAGCCAAGATAAAAAGGTGGTCGTGGCAGAAGCGACGTCGTCGACCGCGCTGCTCAAATTTAACTTTCAGAGGAATATCCCCGGGATCCGTATGTTCCAAATCCAATACAACGGTACTTATGATGACTCACTTGTTTACAG AATGATACCTCCTACAAGCAAAACCTTTCTTGTCAATAACCTGGCTGCTGGGACTGTCTATGACTTGTGTGTCTTGGCAATATATGATGATGGCATCACTTCTCTCACTGCCACAAGAGTCGTGGGTTGCATCCAGTTTACGACAGAACAGGATTACGTCCGTTGCCATTTCATGCAGTCTCAGTTTTTAGGGGGGACGATGATTATTATAATTGGTGGAATTATAGTGGCCTCCGTACTGGTCTTCATCATCATTCTGATGATCCGCTATAAGGTCTGTAATAACAACGGTCAGCACAAGGTGACCAAGGTGAGCAATGTGTATTCTCAGACGAACGGGGCTCAGACGCAAGGCTGCGGTGGAGCCATGCCCCCATCTGTTTCCAAACAAGCTGTAGGACATGAAGAGAACAGCCAGTGTTGTAAAGTTCCTAGTGACAGTGGGACTCAATCGTCAGACGTGTGTTCCAGTCAGGACTCTTGTACCACTACCTCTGCATTGCCTCATCCCTGGACTTCAAGTACTTCTGGGCCCCCAAAGCAGAAAAGAAAGCCTGGATCCAAGCCAAGCAACGAGCCACAGAACGAAGCCGCCACAAATGCCGAGTCCCAAAACACTAACAGGAATAACTCCACTGCCCTGCAGTTAGCTAGTCGCCCTCCTGATTCAGTGAAAGAGGCACCCATGTATAAAAGAGCACAATCAAAGCCAA ATGCTTTGCTGACTAATGTTGACGAGACTGTACATGATACACAG